Proteins encoded together in one Monomorium pharaonis isolate MP-MQ-018 chromosome 8, ASM1337386v2, whole genome shotgun sequence window:
- the LOC105831673 gene encoding uncharacterized protein LOC105831673 isoform X1, which yields MKKLFSKIDNTSKEPNSYLGKVFVVGRHTVTVEEVLAEGGFAIVFLVKGSGGRYALKRMYVNNEHDLNVCKREIQIASNLSGHKNIIGYVDSSITHTTGGIHELLLLMPYCKSQVLQMMNNRLQTGFNESEVLQIFCDVCEAVSRLHHCQTPIIHRDLKVENILLADNGHYVLCDFGSATGKVLNPSVHGAAVVEEEIKKYTTLSYRAPEMVDMYCGKPITTKADVWALGCLLYKLCFFTLPFGESTLAIQSGNFTIPDNSRYSKALHCLIRYMLEPDPDIRPDIYQVSAIAFQIQGKECPVQNLHKVPTPTIESLQCPPMESENIKRAASVKTPKPTPIATTVEGTSVTPRQRPKGQAVSTGPISLSGQIVGQISGQGNQTQTTPANSYVQVRLTNRKHTRYLKYTRSLLDIFDKHLINVIILFYQVSPHVCTPSQSVPFGQSQGQPSQYGQSQSPMISHSPLTQQSPVTVQDKNAFYFDSRQHDATKSATNVNEKNLEALFPSSGYPDPFKDDTKTMPPPAKIPPPVAPKPGKILPKLSNPSYPSSSKYPPVTSLPSKLSLPTGPNKATPLTVTPLTLPKPVNKTESLSQNISSSTSPPDSPTLSSRHRRNVSDTSAFNKAFATETTQFLAPYEASVKPRADDTTTPPELPNDTRPCIATSASHVRVGELSNLMGSEGRSLSADVAAWNPFEDVQPFNQLTEDHIFGAEFDKIRRGSNTSISGVKSRESLVMTYTELPEDPFESAPFSLPTGKKSKIGSKTAAIAGGKSINGKTRVPLAQWNSGVEHNGGGVDDEASLITESSPVSPPFVRAPAEDRSKYEKLAFNADEVSSDSDKGTKEAKERARKVKRRRVKNVLSRRRRVAAQHDNADNAANADYESDDSIGSASDLRAMNDEEGNDGEANDDDDDDEDGNARGKHDETISESVRTCGSSAYHAECESVATHEDDYRMKRPRKHHYRQQEQQLPTIDADPIVGHQYGEKPLLLDDELDPESKPEQSHGDPFVRHQYGSKPLLFNNGDSSSDNDNDKSKSLNNGIWKVEDDVFALAPFPRSSSSRKSSDSRESEPKNVDLGGSTRNSPHNSNLVTPISCSPIPAEVFTDLVESKLSSLPTKSVTLPCKYPKNVVIANNKTIYEEPASFHQPNLIQTSSPVKSSPHVSIAEEEENIEKDLFGSSPFSPSGFTNPFNNAQSNFSSIDSASTQPMSILSPSVGPSSYVDYTNCVPLQSHNTAVTPNNYYTSHSSTIASTSKYGMVTVNSEPVVSVEPSKDLFGSIPFEEFTSLKLNEQQQQQQRPTSLSLSQSLSQSQSPNYVENVVLTTTLPINNIVQSPKNSVVHLTPTPSSQSQPSSAYTIQTTTHTARITVHAVNSVSKVDITPDMMSPLSPEPLVVVDDDTPKHNKKDKSKYHLINENHGDVSPTYKTPHKIKSTSHKKTPKSKKNTTAPTGFSNMSFEDFPSDENEERQVGRTKVAPFEVIRETSEKRFGSLKRRSNPFT from the exons ATGAAGAAGCTATTCTCCAAGATCGACAACACGTCGAAGGAGCCCAACAGCTACCTGGGGAAGGTGTTCGTCGTGGGCCGTCACACGGTCACCGTCGAGGAAGTCTTGGCGGAAG GGGGATTTGCGATTGTATTTTTGGTTAAAGGCTCAGGTGGACGATATGCACTTAAACGGATGTATGTCAACAATGAACATGATCTCAATGTGTGCAAGAGGGAAATACAAATTGCT AGCAACCTGAGTGGTCATAAAAACATCATAGGATATGTAGATAGTAGCATAACTCACACAACTGGTGGAATACATGAACTTCTGCTTTTAATGCCTTACTGTAAATCCCAAGTTCTACAAATGATGAATAACAG GTTGCAAACAGGTTTCAATGAATCAGAAGTActacaaattttttgtgaCGTTTGTGAAGCTGTATCGAGATTACATCACTGTCAAACTCCCATAATTCATAGAGATCTCAAG GTGGAAAATATACTGCTTGCTGACAACGGTCATTACGTTCTGTGTGATTTTGGGTCGGCGACGGGAAAAGTTCTCAATCCTAGCGTCCACGGTGCCGCGGTGGTCGAAgaggagataaaaaaatataccacTTTAAGCTACAGAGCACCTGAAATGGTCGACATGTATTGTGGAAAACCTATTACCACGAAAGCAGATGTTTGG GCTTTAGGATGTCTGTTATATAAACTCTGCTTTTTTACACTACCATTTGGCGAAAGCACGCTTGCTATACAATCTGGAAATTTCACTATACCCGATAATTCAAG ATATAGTAAAGCTCTCCATTGTTTAATTCGGTATATGCTCGAACCAGATCCTGACATACGTCCTGACATTTATCAAGTTTCCGCAATCGCTTTTCAAATTCAAGGCAAAGAGTGCCctgtacaaaatttacat aaagttCCAACTCCAACAATAGAATCATTACAATGCCCTCCCATGGAATCCGAGAATATTAAAAGAGCAGCGTCTGTTAAAACACCGAAACCTACGCCTATAGCAACGACGGTTGAGGGCACGTCCGTGACACCGCGACAAAGACCGAAAGGACAGGCTGTCAGTACAGGACCAATCAGTTTAAGTGGTCAAATCGTGGGACAAATATCAGGCCAAGGAAATCAGACCCAAACTACGCCGGCAAATTCTTACGTTCAAGTAAGGCTAACAAATCGAAAGCACACAcgatatttgaaatatacacgaagtttattagatattttcgACAAACATTTAatcaatgtaattattttgttctatCAGGTATCACCACACGTTTGCACTCCCAGTCAAAGTGTTCCTTTCGGTCAGTCGCAAGGACAACCGTCGCAGTACGGTCAATCACAAAGCCCAATGATCAGTCACTCCCCTCTGACTCAACAGTCACCCGTCACTGTTCAagataaaaatgcattttatttcgATTCGAGGCAGCATGATGCTACGAAATCTGCGACGAACGTAAATGAAAAGAATTTGGAAGCGCTATTTCCGTCGTCAG GATATCCGGATCCGTTCAAAGATGACACGAAGACAATGCCACCACCTGCCAAGATACCACCTCCCGTTGCTCCTAAACCTGGCAAAATTCTTCCAAAACTGTCCAATCCTAGTTACCCGTCGTCATCTAAATATCCGCCAGTTACTTCGTTACCGTCAAAATTGTCTCTTCCGACGGGGCCTAACAAAGCGACTCCGCTGACGGTAACGCCGCTAACTTTGCCAAAACCAGTTAATAAAACAGAGAGTTTGAGTCAAAATATAAGTTCGAGCACATCTCCACCTGACAGTCCAACATTGTCCTCACGTCATAGAAGGAACGTCAGTGACACAAGTGCTTTTAATAA AGCATTCGCAACTGAAACTACTCAATTCTTAGCGCCATATGAGGCTTCGGTCAAGCCGCGTGCCGATGATACGACTACGCCACCAGAACTTCCAAATGATACAAGGCCTTGTATAGCAACTAGTGCCTCGCATGTACGTGTT GGCGAACTTTCAAATCTAATGGGATCGGAAGGGAGATCGTTGAGCGCGGATGTAGCGGCATGGAATCCGTTTGAGGATGTACAACCTTTCAATCAGTTAACGGAAGATCATATCTTCGGTGCTGAATTCGACAAGATAAGAAGAGGAAGCAATACCAGTATCAGTGGGGTGAAAAGTCGCGAAAGCCTTGTTATGACGTATACAGAATTACCAGAAGATCCCTTTGAATCTGCACCCTTTAGCCTGCCaa CAGGGAAGAAGAGTAAAATCGGGTCAAAGACTGCTGCTATTGCTGGAG GGAAGTCGATAAACGGTAAGACGAGGGTACCTCTGGCGCAGTGGAATTCCGGGGTCGAGCACAATGGTGGTGGCGTGGACGACGAGGCGTCCCTGATTACAGAATCTAGCCCGGTTTCACCGCCGTTCGTTCGCGCGCCGGCAGAGGACCGTTCCAAGTATGAGAAATTGGCATTCAACGCCGACGAAGTGTCGAGTGACAGCGACAAGGGCACCAAGGAGGCAAAGGAACGGGCGAGAAAGGTAAAGAGGCGACGTGTGAAAAATGTGCTGAGTCGTAGGAGGAGAGTAGCTGCCCAGCATGATAACGCGGACAACGCGGCGAACGCGGATTATGAGTCGGATGACTCGATCGGTTCAGCCAGCGATCTGCGCGCGATGAATGACGAGGAGGGCAATGATGGTGAGGCGAACGAcgatgatgacgacgacgaggacggcAACGCGCGCGGCAAGCATGACGAGACCATCTCCGAGAGCGTGCGCACATGTGGTAGTTCCGCGTATCACGCGGAATGTGAGTCCGTTGCGACGCATGAGGATGATTATAGAATGAAGAGGCCGAGAAAACACCACTATCGGCAGCAAGAGCAACAACTGCCGACGATCGATGCGGACCCAATCGTCGGCCACCAGTACGGTGAAAAGCCATTGTTGCTGGATGATGAGCTGGATCCTGAATCCAAACCGGAACAGTCACATGGCGATCCCTTTGTGCGACATCAGTACGGCTCGAAGCCGTTACTGTTCAACAATGGCGACAGCTCGTCCGACAACGATAACGACAAGTCCAAGTCACTCAACAACGGGATCTGGAAGGTGGAGGACGATGTGTTCGCTCTGGCTCCCTTCCCCAGATCCAGCAGTTCGCGAAAGAGCAGCGACAGTCGCGAGAGCGAGCCCAAAAACGTCGATCTGGGCGGTAGTACGAGAAACTCGCCTCACAACTCGAATCTAGTAACGCCGATTTCCTGTTCACCCATACCGGCGGAAGTATTCACGGATTTGGTGGAGAGTAAACTCTCATCTCTGCCGACCAAGTCTGTCACTCTACCCTGTAAATACCCCAAAAATGTCGTAATCGCAAACAACAAAACTATCTATGAGGAACCAGCGTCGTTCCATCAGCCGAATCTCATTCAAACGTCATCGCCGGTCAAGAGCAGCCCTCATGTCAGTATCGCCGAAGAGGAGGAGAATATTGAGAAGGACCTCTTTGGTTCTTCCCCGTTCAGCCCGAGTGGATTCACCAATCCCTTTAACAACGCTCAGTCAAATTTTTCGAGCATTGACTCCGCGTCGACACAGCCCATGTCGATTCTGAGTCCTTCGGTGGGTCCTTCCTCATACGTCGATTACACCAACTGCGTTCCATTGCAATCTCACAACACGGCGGTTACAccaaacaattattatactaGTCACTCGAGCACAATCGCATCCACGTCGAAATACGGCATGGTGACGGTAAATTCTGAACCAGTGGTCAGCGTAGAACCGTCTAAAGATCTCTTTGGGTCAATCCCGTTCGAAGAGTTTACCTCGTTGAAGCTCAAcgagcaacagcaacagcaacaacgTCCGACGTCTCTATCGCTGTCGCAATCTCTGTCGCAGTCGCAGTCGCCAAATTACGTGGAAAATGTCGTGCTAACGACGACGTTACCAATCAATAACATCGTGCAATCTCCGAAAAATAGTGTTGTTCATCTGACACCTACACCATCATCGCAGTCGCAACCGTCGTCCGCCTACACGATCCAAACGACCACGCATACCGCTAGGATCACCGTGCACGCAGTTAACAGTGTTTCCAAGGTGGACATCACGCCTGACATGATGTCACCTTTATCTCCCGAGCCTCTAGTCGTCGTGGACGATGATACGCCGAAACACAACAAGAAGGATAAGTCCAAATATCACTTGATTAATGAGAACCACGGCGATGTGTCGCCAACATACAAGACGCCCCACAAGATCAAATCGACGAGTCACAAGAAGACGCCGAAGAGTAAGAAGAACACAACAGCGCCCACAGGTTTCAGCAACATGAGTTTCGAGGACTTTCCCAGCGACGAAAACGAGGAGAGACAAGTGGGACGGACGAAGGTAGCACCCTTCGAGGTGATCCGCGAGACGTCGGAGAAGCGATTCGGTTCGTTGAAGAGGCGGAGCAATCCGTTCACCTGA
- the LOC105831673 gene encoding uncharacterized protein LOC105831673 isoform X5 produces the protein MKKLFSKIDNTSKEPNSYLGKVFVVGRHTVTVEEVLAEGGFAIVFLVKGSGGRYALKRMYVNNEHDLNVCKREIQIASNLSGHKNIIGYVDSSITHTTGGIHELLLLMPYCKSQVLQMMNNRLQTGFNESEVLQIFCDVCEAVSRLHHCQTPIIHRDLKVENILLADNGHYVLCDFGSATGKVLNPSVHGAAVVEEEIKKYTTLSYRAPEMVDMYCGKPITTKADVWALGCLLYKLCFFTLPFGESTLAIQSGNFTIPDNSRYSKALHCLIRYMLEPDPDIRPDIYQVSAIAFQIQGKECPVQNLHKVPTPTIESLQCPPMESENIKRAASVKTPKPTPIATTVEGTSVTPRQRPKGQAVSTGPISLSGQIVGQISGQGNQTQTTPANSYVQVSPHVCTPSQSVPFGQSQGQPSQYGQSQSPMISHSPLTQQSPVTVQDKNAFYFDSRQHDATKSATNVNEKNLEALFPSSGYPDPFKDDTKTMPPPAKIPPPVAPKPGKILPKLSNPSYPSSSKYPPVTSLPSKLSLPTGPNKATPLTVTPLTLPKPVNKTESLSQNISSSTSPPDSPTLSSRHRRNVSDTSAFNKAFATETTQFLAPYEASVKPRADDTTTPPELPNDTRPCIATSASHVRVGELSNLMGSEGRSLSADVAAWNPFEDVQPFNQLTEDHIFGAEFDKIRRGSNTSISGVKSRESLVMTYTELPEDPFESAPFSLPTGKKSKIGSKTAAIAGGKSINGKTRVPLAQWNSGVEHNGGGVDDEASLITESSPVSPPFVRAPAEDRSKYEKLAFNADEVSSDSDKGTKEAKERARKVKRRRVKNVLSRRRRVAAQHDNADNAANADYESDDSIGSASDLRAMNDEEGNDGEANDDDDDDEDGNARGKHDETISESVRTCGSSAYHAECESVATHEDDYRMKRPRKHHYRQQEQQLPTIDADPIVGHQYGEKPLLLDDELDPESKPEQSHGDPFVRHQYGSKPLLFNNGDSSSDNDNDKSKSLNNGIWKVEDDVFALAPFPRSSSSRKSSDSRESEPKNVDLGGSTRNSPHNSNLVTPISCSPIPAEVFTDLVESKLSSLPTKSVTLPCKYPKNVVIANNKTIYEEPASFHQPNLIQTSSPVKSSPHVSIAEEEENIEKDLFGSSPFSPSGFTNPFNNAQSNFSSIDSASTQPMSILSPSVGPSSYVDYTNCVPLQSHNTAVTPNNYYTSHSSTIASTSKYGMVTVNSEPVVSVEPSKDLFGSIPFEEFTSLKLNEQQQQQQRPTSLSLSQSLSQSQSPNYVENVVLTTTLPINNIVQSPKNSVVHLTPTPSSQSQPSSAYTIQTTTHTARITVHAVNSVSKVDITPDMMSPLSPEPLVVVDDDTPKHNKKDKSKYHLINENHGDVSPTYKTPHKIKSTSHKKTPKSKKNTTAPTGFSNMSFEDFPSDENEERQVGRTKVAPFEVIRETSEKRFGSLKRRSNPFT, from the exons ATGAAGAAGCTATTCTCCAAGATCGACAACACGTCGAAGGAGCCCAACAGCTACCTGGGGAAGGTGTTCGTCGTGGGCCGTCACACGGTCACCGTCGAGGAAGTCTTGGCGGAAG GGGGATTTGCGATTGTATTTTTGGTTAAAGGCTCAGGTGGACGATATGCACTTAAACGGATGTATGTCAACAATGAACATGATCTCAATGTGTGCAAGAGGGAAATACAAATTGCT AGCAACCTGAGTGGTCATAAAAACATCATAGGATATGTAGATAGTAGCATAACTCACACAACTGGTGGAATACATGAACTTCTGCTTTTAATGCCTTACTGTAAATCCCAAGTTCTACAAATGATGAATAACAG GTTGCAAACAGGTTTCAATGAATCAGAAGTActacaaattttttgtgaCGTTTGTGAAGCTGTATCGAGATTACATCACTGTCAAACTCCCATAATTCATAGAGATCTCAAG GTGGAAAATATACTGCTTGCTGACAACGGTCATTACGTTCTGTGTGATTTTGGGTCGGCGACGGGAAAAGTTCTCAATCCTAGCGTCCACGGTGCCGCGGTGGTCGAAgaggagataaaaaaatataccacTTTAAGCTACAGAGCACCTGAAATGGTCGACATGTATTGTGGAAAACCTATTACCACGAAAGCAGATGTTTGG GCTTTAGGATGTCTGTTATATAAACTCTGCTTTTTTACACTACCATTTGGCGAAAGCACGCTTGCTATACAATCTGGAAATTTCACTATACCCGATAATTCAAG ATATAGTAAAGCTCTCCATTGTTTAATTCGGTATATGCTCGAACCAGATCCTGACATACGTCCTGACATTTATCAAGTTTCCGCAATCGCTTTTCAAATTCAAGGCAAAGAGTGCCctgtacaaaatttacat aaagttCCAACTCCAACAATAGAATCATTACAATGCCCTCCCATGGAATCCGAGAATATTAAAAGAGCAGCGTCTGTTAAAACACCGAAACCTACGCCTATAGCAACGACGGTTGAGGGCACGTCCGTGACACCGCGACAAAGACCGAAAGGACAGGCTGTCAGTACAGGACCAATCAGTTTAAGTGGTCAAATCGTGGGACAAATATCAGGCCAAGGAAATCAGACCCAAACTACGCCGGCAAATTCTTACGTTCAA GTATCACCACACGTTTGCACTCCCAGTCAAAGTGTTCCTTTCGGTCAGTCGCAAGGACAACCGTCGCAGTACGGTCAATCACAAAGCCCAATGATCAGTCACTCCCCTCTGACTCAACAGTCACCCGTCACTGTTCAagataaaaatgcattttatttcgATTCGAGGCAGCATGATGCTACGAAATCTGCGACGAACGTAAATGAAAAGAATTTGGAAGCGCTATTTCCGTCGTCAG GATATCCGGATCCGTTCAAAGATGACACGAAGACAATGCCACCACCTGCCAAGATACCACCTCCCGTTGCTCCTAAACCTGGCAAAATTCTTCCAAAACTGTCCAATCCTAGTTACCCGTCGTCATCTAAATATCCGCCAGTTACTTCGTTACCGTCAAAATTGTCTCTTCCGACGGGGCCTAACAAAGCGACTCCGCTGACGGTAACGCCGCTAACTTTGCCAAAACCAGTTAATAAAACAGAGAGTTTGAGTCAAAATATAAGTTCGAGCACATCTCCACCTGACAGTCCAACATTGTCCTCACGTCATAGAAGGAACGTCAGTGACACAAGTGCTTTTAATAA AGCATTCGCAACTGAAACTACTCAATTCTTAGCGCCATATGAGGCTTCGGTCAAGCCGCGTGCCGATGATACGACTACGCCACCAGAACTTCCAAATGATACAAGGCCTTGTATAGCAACTAGTGCCTCGCATGTACGTGTT GGCGAACTTTCAAATCTAATGGGATCGGAAGGGAGATCGTTGAGCGCGGATGTAGCGGCATGGAATCCGTTTGAGGATGTACAACCTTTCAATCAGTTAACGGAAGATCATATCTTCGGTGCTGAATTCGACAAGATAAGAAGAGGAAGCAATACCAGTATCAGTGGGGTGAAAAGTCGCGAAAGCCTTGTTATGACGTATACAGAATTACCAGAAGATCCCTTTGAATCTGCACCCTTTAGCCTGCCaa CAGGGAAGAAGAGTAAAATCGGGTCAAAGACTGCTGCTATTGCTGGAG GGAAGTCGATAAACGGTAAGACGAGGGTACCTCTGGCGCAGTGGAATTCCGGGGTCGAGCACAATGGTGGTGGCGTGGACGACGAGGCGTCCCTGATTACAGAATCTAGCCCGGTTTCACCGCCGTTCGTTCGCGCGCCGGCAGAGGACCGTTCCAAGTATGAGAAATTGGCATTCAACGCCGACGAAGTGTCGAGTGACAGCGACAAGGGCACCAAGGAGGCAAAGGAACGGGCGAGAAAGGTAAAGAGGCGACGTGTGAAAAATGTGCTGAGTCGTAGGAGGAGAGTAGCTGCCCAGCATGATAACGCGGACAACGCGGCGAACGCGGATTATGAGTCGGATGACTCGATCGGTTCAGCCAGCGATCTGCGCGCGATGAATGACGAGGAGGGCAATGATGGTGAGGCGAACGAcgatgatgacgacgacgaggacggcAACGCGCGCGGCAAGCATGACGAGACCATCTCCGAGAGCGTGCGCACATGTGGTAGTTCCGCGTATCACGCGGAATGTGAGTCCGTTGCGACGCATGAGGATGATTATAGAATGAAGAGGCCGAGAAAACACCACTATCGGCAGCAAGAGCAACAACTGCCGACGATCGATGCGGACCCAATCGTCGGCCACCAGTACGGTGAAAAGCCATTGTTGCTGGATGATGAGCTGGATCCTGAATCCAAACCGGAACAGTCACATGGCGATCCCTTTGTGCGACATCAGTACGGCTCGAAGCCGTTACTGTTCAACAATGGCGACAGCTCGTCCGACAACGATAACGACAAGTCCAAGTCACTCAACAACGGGATCTGGAAGGTGGAGGACGATGTGTTCGCTCTGGCTCCCTTCCCCAGATCCAGCAGTTCGCGAAAGAGCAGCGACAGTCGCGAGAGCGAGCCCAAAAACGTCGATCTGGGCGGTAGTACGAGAAACTCGCCTCACAACTCGAATCTAGTAACGCCGATTTCCTGTTCACCCATACCGGCGGAAGTATTCACGGATTTGGTGGAGAGTAAACTCTCATCTCTGCCGACCAAGTCTGTCACTCTACCCTGTAAATACCCCAAAAATGTCGTAATCGCAAACAACAAAACTATCTATGAGGAACCAGCGTCGTTCCATCAGCCGAATCTCATTCAAACGTCATCGCCGGTCAAGAGCAGCCCTCATGTCAGTATCGCCGAAGAGGAGGAGAATATTGAGAAGGACCTCTTTGGTTCTTCCCCGTTCAGCCCGAGTGGATTCACCAATCCCTTTAACAACGCTCAGTCAAATTTTTCGAGCATTGACTCCGCGTCGACACAGCCCATGTCGATTCTGAGTCCTTCGGTGGGTCCTTCCTCATACGTCGATTACACCAACTGCGTTCCATTGCAATCTCACAACACGGCGGTTACAccaaacaattattatactaGTCACTCGAGCACAATCGCATCCACGTCGAAATACGGCATGGTGACGGTAAATTCTGAACCAGTGGTCAGCGTAGAACCGTCTAAAGATCTCTTTGGGTCAATCCCGTTCGAAGAGTTTACCTCGTTGAAGCTCAAcgagcaacagcaacagcaacaacgTCCGACGTCTCTATCGCTGTCGCAATCTCTGTCGCAGTCGCAGTCGCCAAATTACGTGGAAAATGTCGTGCTAACGACGACGTTACCAATCAATAACATCGTGCAATCTCCGAAAAATAGTGTTGTTCATCTGACACCTACACCATCATCGCAGTCGCAACCGTCGTCCGCCTACACGATCCAAACGACCACGCATACCGCTAGGATCACCGTGCACGCAGTTAACAGTGTTTCCAAGGTGGACATCACGCCTGACATGATGTCACCTTTATCTCCCGAGCCTCTAGTCGTCGTGGACGATGATACGCCGAAACACAACAAGAAGGATAAGTCCAAATATCACTTGATTAATGAGAACCACGGCGATGTGTCGCCAACATACAAGACGCCCCACAAGATCAAATCGACGAGTCACAAGAAGACGCCGAAGAGTAAGAAGAACACAACAGCGCCCACAGGTTTCAGCAACATGAGTTTCGAGGACTTTCCCAGCGACGAAAACGAGGAGAGACAAGTGGGACGGACGAAGGTAGCACCCTTCGAGGTGATCCGCGAGACGTCGGAGAAGCGATTCGGTTCGTTGAAGAGGCGGAGCAATCCGTTCACCTGA